The sequence atattaaaaatgtttttacattaCCAGAAATGTGCATCTCAGCTGCAAGTGGACAGCAGGGAGCTTGATCGGAGAAAAACTCTGCAAGTGACAAGTGTGGCTAAACCTGCTGGAGACAATGAtgaatttgaaaaacaaagaACAGCTGCTATTGCAGAAGTAGCAAAAAGCAAGGAGGTTAGggtttttccctcttcttttggAAGGGTGTCTGTGGTGgatgtatgtgtgcatttttgtCAGTTGGTACATGTGGAAGACCTATCAAGGTAGCTGCTACAAGGGAAGTTATccaggggagaggaagagagtttCTTAAGCAATTCAGAAGTTTGGCATGGAGAAGTATAGATCAAGAAAACCATTACTAAATGGTATACACAGAAATCCAG comes from Sceloporus undulatus isolate JIND9_A2432 ecotype Alabama unplaced genomic scaffold, SceUnd_v1.1 scaffold_40740, whole genome shotgun sequence and encodes:
- the LOC121918815 gene encoding tudor domain-containing protein 3-like, with product MFLHYQKCASQLQVDSRELDRRKTLQVTSVAKPAGDNDEFEKQRTAAIAEVAKSKEIKTFGGGGSSTRSNLCANSGGNRSREVFQREKMKSEGKNEGVYRELVRLRILDF